TCTCCACCCGCTCCTCCAGGCAGAGCAGGGGTGAGTACATACGTGTGTTTGAAGGCCCGAGGGTGGCAGTCGGCTCCCGCCTCCAATGCCCGGGCTCGGCCGCTCTTACGCCTTCTAACCTCTCCTACCTTCCCGGCCTGGTACCCACCCGGACCTGCCCGGGGTCTGGCGGGGCGGGGGCCAGGTCCCCAGAAACCCTCGTGTCCCCGTCCCCGCCCGCACCCACCTTGGCGTAGGCCTTGTACACCGTGGCGTACGAGCCACTGCCCAGGCGCTCGGTGAGAATGAAGCCGTCCAGCCGCGGGGGGCCCCAGCCGGGCCCCGCCATTCCGCGCGCCCCACGCCGCCCCACGCCGCTTCCTGGTTCCCGGCGCCCGGTGCCGGCCGGGAGCCGAGCGGGGAGCGCGCGGCTGCAGGACCGAACCCCACGCTGCCCCCAGCGCCGCCCGCCGGAAGTGCATGCGGAGGTCGGGGCGCCGGCTCCACAGCGGCCCCGCGGCCGCGCCCCCTCTGGGTGCGGAGGGTGCTGCTCCTGGGCGCCTCCCGGGCCTGCACCGCCACTGGAGGTCACATGACCCGTCAACACCCTCAAGATCCATCTGGGGATACTGGGGCACCCACGTGAGAAACggaggtgggcagaggccagaggcCGAGGCTACCTGGGGAATCCCACAGCATCCCAGAGATGCCCACGGGAGGGGGCTGGATGGGAGAAGCCCAGCTGagaaggggcagggctggggggtgCGGGGTATTTTTCAAAGAGGCCCCCCAGGGTCCCCTCCCACCCTAGACAAGCAGCTCTAAAGTAGACACAGGGgaacagaaaggacaagtagttTTAGGAAGGGGCTCTCCCCCAGGGGTAAGGGGCTTGGCCATGTCCTCTCTGGCCTGCAGACCAATTCAGGCCCTATGGGCCACCCCCATCCTTCCAAGTCCACCACACAGCACCAACGCTgtctgaaaatgtcatttttatttaaagcacAAAAATTGAGACATAACATAAACATTTgtacatggagaaaaaaataccagaaagttTACAAAACCTTGGTCACTGCCATTATCATTCAGCGGCTCTGGAGCTGAGGGGGTTAGCAGCCTGGTGGGCCCCAGGTCACAGAGGCAGGAGGTTGGCCAGCTCTTTGAGAAGTCCCTTTAGTCCACATACCCATTCCTACCACCTCTGGAGGGCAGAGTGCGGGTTCTGACGAAGGACTCCTAGGAACCCATCAGTGACCCCTCCTGGGGAATCCCCAGGACCAGCGGAGGGAGACTAGAACCCAATGGGGTACCGGGCAGTCCTGAAGGACTAGCCTGGAACACTCAGAAAAGTGACTTATCAATCCAGCCCGAAGGACACAGTTCTCAGCTGATTCCCCCGCCCTCCCTTAGAGTCACACAAGCTAGACACTGCCGCCGGTGGGGGGGCAGTCTGGGGGAGAGTCTTAGGCCAATGCCAAGGACAGCTGGCCCTCAGGAGGAAAGGAAACCCCAAGAGGGCCACACAAACCACACCAGGCCAGTCAGACCCCATCCTCCCAGATGACTGCCAAAGCCTGGGCAGGACAACTTGGGGTCAGTGTCCTCTATCCCTCCCCAAATCCCAACCAATCCCACTGCACATTCAGTAAGTCTAAAGAAGGAAGCACTCAGGCAGGACCCCAGAGGGCACAGGGTGCTGCCCACACCATTAGGGTGCAGGGCACTTGAAGGGCTATGAATCTGTGTGTGAGAAACACAAGGTGGGGAACAGTCCGGGGCCACCAGGCCAGAGGCTCTAGAAGCCCAGAAACCAGGCCACAGAGATCTGAGGAACAGAGCTGTCCGCCCACCCAGACCGCAGCTTGTTTGAAGGAGCCCTTGGGAGGCTGCCtaggcaggaaggaagggcaaGATGGGGGAAGCCTCAGGCTAGGTCAGCTGGGGGAAGAGTGGAGTCCCAGGACTCCCGCGGGAACAAACTGCAGCTGGGGTGGGCCCAGGTCAGTCAGTGACCgcaggtgtgcatgtgtgcgcGTGCGTGCGTCTGCACGTGCGCATGTGTGCAGAGGGGAGAGAACTTCAGCCCCACTGCTTCCAGGGAGACAAAAGAAGCCTACCAAACCAGCAGGTCAGAAGGGAggagctttgttttttttcttttctcttgtgtaAAAATGAAGTTcctgtccctcccaccccctcccccgggGTAGAAGAAAGGAGAGCTCCTCgctgaggaaggaggaggggccaCGGCCAGATACGCTCGCCAGGGCTCCGCTGGGCGTGACCACTGCTTAAGGCACTCACGTTAGTGCTGCTGGAAGGCAGATGGAAGAAAAGGCTGGGCAGGGGCGCGGGCTGGGAGGACTAGTTCCCCTGGAAGGCCCCTCGGGCAGCGGATGAGGCAGCACTGCGGACGGTCCTGCTGCTGAAGATGCCCTGGGAAAACTCCTCTTGGGCCTGCTGGAAGCTGGCCCCAGTCCGGCGGTACAGGGAGTGCACCTGGGGAAAGAGGCCCGGGTGAGAGAAGCCTGCCCAGTGCACCCTCCAGGAGTGAAGCCATCCGGATTTATTGGACGCCCAGGGGGGCCACCCAGAACCCAAGCCTGCCTGACCTCCCGCCAGAGCCTTGGAGAAAGCTGCTGCACCTTTGGAAACCCAGGAGGCCCTACTGCTGCGGCGACACACATCCCCATGGTGAAGGTAGGAGACAGGCACCTGCTTCTTCAGGCTGCTTGTGGCCCAGCACCCACCACTTACCCGCTTCAGAAGGAAGAGCGAGAGCACAGCACAGAGGGTGAAGAAGCCAGCCACCACCATCATGATGACTGACACGGGCAAGTGGTCTTTCTTCAGTGTAGACAGGGCTGCAATCCAACCGctataaagagaggaggaggctggggtggagggggcacAGTGGGAGTGGGCCTCAGGGGTCCCTGTGAGGGTGTCTCCTCTAAGTGCCACTGTGTGCTGGCCACCATCAAGGCGTCTCCTTGCAGCACAGAGCCCGTGGGCCAGAAGCCCCTGCCCTGCAAGAGGCCAGGCCTCTGTGAAGGCCTATAGACACCGCTGCCCTCAGTCAGCAGCAGCACTGGGCAGGGTGTTTCCTGCTGCTCTGGGGGCCTAGGGGACATGGAAAGCCTGGCGACTCCCTCCTGAGCGCCTGGCCTCCGGGACACAGCACTGGCCTCCCCACTGACATCAACCTGCCACCTCAGCTCCTCCACCGGGACTCAGGACAGCCCCTCTTTCTCTAGGCAGTCACGTCATCTTCCTGAGCCCCAGGATCCTCATCTATAGAAAGAGAGAGCCTCACACTTCCTGGGTTAAGaacatactacaaagctacagttaaAAACTGCGGCACTGGCACAAGGATAggcatagatcagtggaacagaactggGAGTCCAGGAGCAAACGGATACACTTACCATccactgatttttgacaagagcACCAAGACCACTGAACGGGGAAACACtagtctcttccacagatggtggTCGGACAACTGGCTATCTACGTGCAAAAAGAAGGGTGCTGGACCCTTACTTCAACCATATgtaaaagttaattcaaaatggatcaaagacccaataataagaactaaaactactaaactcctagaagaaaacaggtaactcttcatgaccttggatttggcaatggttcTTAGATATAATACCAAAGGcataagcaataaaagaaaaaattggacttcatcaaaattaagaacttttctATGGTAAAGGACCctatccagagaaagaaaaaaataacacagaatgggaaaaaatttgTAAGTTACCTATCTGATGAGGAACTAGTATCTAGAAAATATAAGgtactcaacaacaaaaagacaacacaATTGCTAAGttagcaaaggacttgaacagacatttctccaaagaagatatacaggtgGACAACAAGCACATAAAATATGGCCAACATCTTAGTCATTCAGGAAATGCCActcaaaaccatagtgagatactGCACCTCAAGGTTGGAGAAagtaagtgttggtaaggatgtggaaaaactggaaccctcatactcATACACTGCCATTAAGAATGTAAAACAGTttagccactatgggaaacaatCTGGTAGTCCTTCTCAGGCTtatcatatgacctagcaattccactcctagatatatactcAAAAAAGCCAAAAACAGGTACTCAAAAACTTGTACAAAAATGTTCGTAGCAACACCTATTCACAACAGCaaaaaggtggaagcaatccaaatgtctatcaactgctgaatggataaataaaatgcagtaCATCTGCAtagtggactattattcagccataaaaagaaatgaaatactaatATATGTTACAATAcaaaccttgagaacattatgctaagtgaaaaagccagacacaaaaatctacatattttatgattccactcatatgcaATGTCCAGAATGGGCAACAGAGAGATACAAAGCAGCTTAATGTTTGCCAAAAGTtcaggaaaggaggagaaggggatgACTGCTTAATGGGCAAGGAGTTTCTTCCTGaggagataaaaatgttctggaactagatagtggtgatgattgcacaactctgtaaatgtacccaatgccactgaattgtatactttaaaatggtttaagtgcgaaataaaatgataaattttgtctcatgtgtattttacaatcagtaacaaaaaaagggggggataaTATCCACCTACCATGGTTATTGTGAGGCTGAAGGCTACAGGGCCTTCATGTAGGAGAAGCCCAGGCAGACAGTGAGGGCCGAGCCAGGACCAGAGCTCCACCTTCTGACTCCCAGCCCGGAGTGCAAACAGTGGTTATTAATCACACCCTTTCTACCAGGCTCGCTATGTCTAAGAGTAATGAATTAGGCcataaatcaaagagaaaaggGGCCAGATTAGACATAGCAAGGCCGGAGGCAGAGGGGTGGTGGGAGGGCAGCGCACACCTGCCCAGGAAGTGAGGTGAGTCAGTGCCCTCCCCGCCTCCGGACTAGCCAGCTCCACAGCAGGAGGGGCCAAAACAGAGCAGCCAGAGCAGGCTCAGGGTTCCAGCCACCGGCCAGTCCAACCTTTCTGGAATGTTCTCTGTGCACTGCGCAGAAAGGAAAACATTAGcctcaacttttctttttaagactaATTTCAGGCCTGATGATCGCAGCATTCAGAAACTCAAGCCAGCTGGATGCTCcaacagaggagaaagaagaaactgaTAGCGGAGAGGCTAGGGCTCCGGCTCCTGGGATTACTGGACCTCTGGAGGTCACAGCTCAGTCTGTCAAGGCCAGGGCATCTGCCAGCAGCTGCCCAAACCCAAGAGCCTGTCTGGGGCCTGTGGAAGGAGCACCAGCCTCTAGAAGGGCAAGGCAGGAGAAAAGGAGGGTGCGACCCAGTGCAGGACACAGCCCTGGTAGCCTAGGGATCAGGACAGGTTCACCCACAGCCCAGGAAGTGGTGAGTAAGGCCAGGCAGCGAATGACTACCGGTGCAGAAGCAGAGAGCGGGGACCAAAGGCAGATCTCCACGGGCCCACCCACCCTTCTCCTTGCCGGCGAGTCACCTGTGGGGCAATCTGGGAGCCAGGAGACAGGGAGAAAGAGGCCCAGCTGCCTCCAAAGCATTAATTCCCTCTGTGCCACCCCAGGTCTCACCTGTCCCCCAGGCCAGGAATGCCAACCAACTGGATGATGTAGATCCCTATTTGGCAGAAAAATACGAAGAAGAACACGAAGAAGCTGAAAGAGTTGTCCGACCTGTGGGAAGAGGGGGAGATGAGAAGTCAGAACGAGGGCTCGGGGCTCGCTCCTCGGTGTCCTTCCTCGGCGTGACATCTCTCCTCACCGGGAGCCGGGAGGCAAGATGGGAGAGTACACAGTCTCCAGGGGACCAGCCACCCTGTCCCTGAGGACACAGACACCCACCACCGTAGACGAAAAGGGCTTGCCTCTCGCTGCCTTCCAATCTAAGGGGGTCGATGCTTGACCCCCACCTCAAAGAGCTAATAAAGTTGCTCACCCTAAGGACAATATAAAGAGTCTAACAGTCCATCTTGTGCAGAAATTATCTGCATTTCGTAAAAGTCAAGAAAATCTAAGTTAAAGTTATAATATaaaggtattatttttaataataaaactgtGGCCTGGGTGGAAGAAAGGTATTTGGGGGAAAAGTAGAGAACACCTGATAAAACTGGTGGTTTTTTTTAGCACCTCCATCTCTGTGTCCTTGAGGGCTGGAATACAGTGAGGGTTCAGGTCATGCAAGGGAAGGTTCggctcctgccctctcccctctccccagggccTGTGCTCCCAGCAACAACTCCTGAGGCGCAATCCCAGAAGCCCTACGCTCCTGAGGTGGAGCCATTCATGTCCTCAGTACTTTCTAGGAGAACCAGTCAAATACCGGCACTCAGTCATGCTCGAGTTACTGGGGAGGTGGTGGAGAGCTGTGACTGCGTACTGGGAAAGCCGCGAGAGCCCGTGCAAGGAGCCGGTCCGACCCTGTCACAGCCTGACCCTCTCAGGGGAGGCCAGCTTCCGTCAGGGAAGCACTCTAGTGCCTCAGGGCATCAAAAAATCCCCTCCTCTTCCCAGTGACCGGATGATAGGAGGGCACGTGAGGCTCctgaccccctccccaggtctccTGTGCCCAGACCAGGAACAGTGCCCAGAGCAGACCTGAGGAACAGGACCCCTAGTCCCTACCTGTTCCTGCTACAGATGGGAATGGGGCAGTGAACTTGCCCACTACTCTGCCCTAACACTGGATGGGCCCCTGGCTTATGGCCCTCGGCCTGCTGCCTGGGCTGCCAGCCGTACACTtagccctgccccagccccactcaCCTAAAGGCCTTATAGATGGGTCGGTACCAACAAATGAAGGCACAGGGGGTGAAGATGATAAACCACAGGATCGAGAGGCCGAAGTCCACTCCCTTGGTGCTGTCGACTAAGAACCAGGCCAGGCAGGCAAGCAGGTTCAGGAACAGAGTCACCAAAtgcactggggaggggaggggagagggatgggTTCGTGCCAGGGTGGCTGAAGGGTTCCCTGACATGGCAAACCACCCCCGGAGAGGAAAGGAGGTTCATGCTGTGAGGGCAGCTGCTGAAGCAGTAGAGAACCTCGTTTGTACCTAAGAACGGCTAGCTCCCAATCCCGGGGTTCTGGGACTGCAAAACCAGAGACCAAACCAAGTCTCTAAGAGGCGGCAGG
This is a stretch of genomic DNA from Manis javanica isolate MJ-LG chromosome 8, MJ_LKY, whole genome shotgun sequence. It encodes these proteins:
- the SCAMP2 gene encoding secretory carrier-associated membrane protein 2 isoform X1, whose protein sequence is MSAFDTNPFADPVDVNPFQDPSVTQLTHAPQGGLAEFNPFSETNAATTVPVTQHPGPSQPAVLQPSVEPAQPTPQAVASAAQASLLRQQEELDRKAAELERKEQELQNTVTNLHVRENNWPPLPFFCPIKPCFYQNFAVEIPADYQRICKMLYYLWMLHLVTLFLNLLACLAWFLVDSTKGVDFGLSILWFIIFTPCAFICWYRPIYKAFRSDNSFSFFVFFFVFFCQIGIYIIQLVGIPGLGDSGWIAALSTLKKDHLPVSVIMMVVAGFFTLCAVLSLFLLKRVHSLYRRTGASFQQAQEEFSQGIFSSRTVRSAASSAARGAFQGN